In Lusitaniella coriacea LEGE 07157, one genomic interval encodes:
- a CDS encoding trifunctional serine/threonine-protein kinase/ATP-binding protein/sensor histidine kinase: protein MMTSTLVTLPNYQLTEQIYEGTRTLVYRGRNLEDEQPVVIKLMRSDYPSFRELVQFRNQYAITKNLEIEGIVKSIALERYENRYALIMADTGGISLAEYKQQSSLSLQQFLNIAIQIAEILQQLHNNSIIHKDIKPANILIHPETNHIKLIDFSISSLLPKETQTLQTPNILEGTLSYLSPEQTGRMNRGIDYRSDFYSLGVTFYELLTGALPFNQEDPLELIHAHIAEPPKPIGDIYPQPLSDIVMKLMAKNAEERYQSALGLKYDLENCRTAYRETGTIESFKLGERDICDRFLIPEKLYGRENEVKTLLKAFNRIATGTSEMMLVAGFSGIGKTAVVHEVHKPIVKNRGYFIKGKFDQFNRNIPFSAFVQAFRSLMGQILSESDAQLQGWKTHILEAVGNNGQVLIDVIPELETVIGVQSPVPELSGNAAQTRFNLLFEKFIAVFTTKEHPLVIFLDDLQWADSASLNLMKVLMGDNETGYLLLLGAYRDNEVFPAHPLMLTLAELAKQEATISTITLAPLSLHYINQLVAETLSCNAEKAQPLTELVYQKTQGNPFFTTQFLKGLYEDKLITFNLELGYWECDLVKVRDAALTDNVVEFMASRLQKLPAATQEVLKLAACIGNQFDLETLAIVRESSSEEVASELWNALQEGMILPISEAYKFFQGEIDSAEADRVAVNYRFLHDRVQQAAYSLIPEEQKQITHLEIGQLLLKNTPETELKSHIFTIVNHWNIALELVSDEVEKWQLVRLNQIAGRKAKSAIAYPAAIAYLSMGMKLLPPDAWQTHYELTLAYHNAIAETTFLNGDFGAMQQWIDIVLQQSRNILDKIEVYTIQIYAEIAQKKPLEGIKTGLQALSRLGIQLPAEPTGEEIQQALTETTALLPSAGIVSLRNLPSMSDPETLAAMRISSSLAPAAYMTGSKVFLLNALAEIRLSIQYGNAPTSAAAYAHYGIVLCGIVNDIESGYQFGKLALSLAEQSDSKALRAKIALIAGALILPWKTHPKDTLTLLQNGYQNGLESGSLAPAAFCRYYDAQSSYIIGQELSELETKLAIYSQQLRQIKQEAHLDWNEILRQVILNLQGTSNNPCHLVGDAVNEEQLMVQYQATQNSLGLYNLYLHKLILCYWFEKNADLLSHAGSAAQYISGVTAQVVVPLLYFYDALARLRVWNELSTTEREQALEQVNADREKLNKWASHAPMNYQHKVDLVAAEYSRVLDKKLEAMDLYDRAIAGAKANKYIQEEALANELAAKFYRTWGKEKIARTYLIEAYYCYAQWGAKAKINDLEQRYPKLLQPILQRDGFADLPVRLPSSGLSLSTVTGHSQTATIANISDLLDFSSLLKASQTLSGEIELSPLLSTLMKIILENAGATKGALLLIGEQGLTVEAIATRTDTEKELKLDSVHQSIPLEDYQDLPSALINTVRRTAETALLDAKTAQEQFTADNYLRRFSPQSLLCFPLLERGNLIGILYLENTFTADAFTRDRVKLLDALCAQAAISLTNARLYQKAQQALQGLQAAQLQLVQNEKMATLGNLVAGVAHEINNPASFIGGNVSAAQEYLQDLLDAIELYQQKYPSPDPELTEELEDLDLEFIAEDFPQLIASMQTGCDRIQNISTSLRTFSRTDTDKKTGFNLHEGIDSTLLILKYRLKANKNRPAIEIVRNYGNLREVKCYAGQINQVFMNLIANAIDALDESNEGRRFEEIEANPNRITIQTEASEERAIVRIGDNGKGMPDEMRQCIFEQGFTTKGVGKGTGLGLAIARQIIVEKHGGSLKVQSELGQGTQFCIQIPISDVEFGV from the coding sequence ATGATGACCAGTACTCTTGTAACTCTTCCCAACTATCAGCTTACCGAACAGATATACGAAGGCACTCGCACCCTCGTCTATCGGGGTCGGAATCTTGAGGACGAGCAACCCGTCGTCATCAAACTGATGCGCAGTGACTATCCCTCCTTTCGGGAATTGGTGCAGTTTAGAAATCAGTACGCCATTACCAAAAATCTAGAGATTGAAGGAATCGTCAAATCCATTGCCCTAGAGCGCTACGAGAACCGCTATGCCCTGATTATGGCAGATACGGGGGGCATCTCTTTAGCTGAATACAAACAGCAATCGTCTCTCTCACTCCAGCAATTTCTCAACATTGCCATCCAAATCGCGGAAATCCTACAGCAACTCCACAACAACTCAATTATTCATAAAGATATTAAACCCGCTAATATTCTCATTCATCCCGAAACAAATCACATTAAACTCATTGACTTCAGTATTTCTAGCCTCCTCCCCAAAGAAACCCAAACCCTTCAAACCCCCAACATTTTAGAAGGAACCCTCTCCTACCTCTCCCCCGAACAAACCGGACGGATGAATCGAGGAATAGATTATCGCAGCGACTTTTATTCCTTGGGAGTCACTTTCTACGAACTGCTGACAGGAGCATTACCTTTTAATCAAGAAGACCCCTTAGAGTTAATTCACGCTCATATTGCCGAACCTCCCAAACCGATAGGCGATATTTATCCTCAACCCCTTTCAGATATCGTCATGAAACTAATGGCGAAAAATGCAGAAGAGCGCTATCAAAGTGCTTTGGGGTTGAAGTACGACCTAGAAAATTGTCGAACAGCTTATCGAGAAACGGGAACGATTGAATCTTTTAAATTAGGAGAGAGAGATATTTGCGATCGCTTTCTCATCCCCGAAAAACTCTATGGAAGAGAAAACGAAGTTAAAACCCTACTAAAAGCCTTCAACCGCATCGCAACTGGAACAAGCGAAATGATGTTGGTTGCTGGATTCTCCGGGATTGGCAAAACTGCCGTTGTCCATGAAGTTCACAAACCCATTGTCAAAAATCGGGGCTATTTTATTAAGGGGAAATTCGACCAATTTAATCGCAACATTCCCTTCTCGGCATTCGTGCAAGCTTTCCGCAGTTTGATGGGGCAAATCCTCAGCGAATCTGATGCCCAATTGCAAGGATGGAAAACTCACATCCTAGAAGCGGTGGGCAATAATGGTCAAGTTCTCATTGATGTCATTCCCGAACTCGAAACCGTTATTGGAGTGCAGTCTCCCGTCCCCGAACTGTCGGGAAATGCGGCACAAACTCGCTTTAACCTGCTCTTTGAGAAATTTATTGCCGTCTTCACCACAAAAGAACATCCTTTAGTTATCTTTCTCGATGATTTGCAATGGGCAGATTCGGCATCCTTGAACTTGATGAAAGTCTTGATGGGAGATAATGAAACGGGCTATTTGCTGCTGTTAGGAGCCTATCGAGATAACGAAGTATTTCCTGCCCATCCTCTGATGTTGACTCTAGCAGAATTAGCTAAACAGGAAGCGACAATTTCAACGATTACCTTGGCTCCTTTATCGCTACATTATATCAATCAACTCGTTGCAGAAACCCTCAGTTGCAATGCTGAAAAAGCTCAACCTTTGACTGAGTTGGTGTATCAAAAGACTCAAGGAAATCCCTTCTTTACCACGCAGTTTTTGAAAGGATTGTATGAGGACAAACTCATTACCTTTAACCTCGAATTAGGCTATTGGGAGTGCGATTTGGTGAAGGTGCGAGATGCGGCTCTCACTGATAATGTGGTGGAGTTTATGGCATCTCGATTGCAGAAGTTACCCGCAGCGACCCAAGAGGTATTAAAGTTAGCTGCTTGTATCGGCAACCAGTTCGATTTAGAAACTTTAGCGATCGTGCGAGAAAGTTCCTCAGAAGAAGTCGCAAGCGAGCTTTGGAATGCGTTGCAAGAAGGGATGATTTTACCGATTAGCGAAGCTTACAAGTTTTTTCAAGGTGAAATTGACTCGGCTGAAGCTGATAGGGTTGCTGTAAATTATCGTTTCCTGCACGATCGCGTCCAACAAGCGGCTTATTCTTTGATTCCTGAAGAGCAAAAACAAATAACCCACCTTGAAATTGGACAACTTTTGCTGAAAAACACCCCAGAAACCGAACTGAAATCCCACATCTTTACCATTGTCAACCACTGGAATATTGCCCTCGAATTGGTGTCCGACGAAGTGGAGAAATGGCAACTCGTTCGCCTCAATCAAATTGCCGGACGCAAAGCCAAAAGCGCGATCGCGTACCCAGCCGCAATTGCTTATCTGAGTATGGGAATGAAACTGCTACCGCCAGATGCGTGGCAAACCCATTACGAACTGACCTTGGCTTATCATAACGCGATCGCGGAAACCACCTTCTTGAATGGCGACTTTGGCGCTATGCAGCAATGGATTGATATTGTGCTGCAACAAAGCAGAAATATATTGGACAAAATTGAAGTTTACACAATACAAATTTATGCCGAAATCGCCCAGAAAAAGCCATTAGAAGGCATAAAAACAGGCTTACAAGCACTCAGCCGACTCGGAATACAGTTGCCAGCAGAGCCAACAGGCGAAGAGATTCAACAAGCACTAACCGAAACAACCGCCTTACTTCCATCTGCTGGAATTGTTTCACTTCGCAACCTTCCATCAATGAGCGATCCTGAAACTCTAGCAGCGATGCGGATTTCTTCCTCATTGGCTCCAGCAGCTTATATGACAGGCTCTAAAGTCTTTTTGCTGAACGCGCTAGCAGAGATTCGCTTGTCCATTCAATATGGCAACGCTCCCACCTCGGCTGCGGCATACGCTCACTATGGCATTGTGTTGTGTGGAATTGTCAATGATATCGAATCGGGTTATCAATTTGGCAAACTCGCTTTATCCCTCGCAGAACAATCCGATAGCAAAGCACTACGAGCCAAAATTGCCCTCATTGCAGGAGCGCTGATTTTACCGTGGAAAACTCACCCCAAAGACACCCTAACTCTTTTACAAAATGGCTATCAAAATGGTCTTGAGTCGGGAAGTTTAGCACCGGCTGCGTTTTGTCGTTACTATGACGCACAATCTTCCTACATTATCGGACAGGAATTATCGGAATTAGAAACCAAACTCGCCATTTATAGTCAGCAACTTCGCCAAATCAAGCAGGAAGCACATCTGGACTGGAACGAAATATTACGGCAGGTCATTCTAAATTTACAAGGAACTTCCAATAATCCCTGTCACTTAGTGGGAGATGCGGTTAATGAAGAGCAACTTATGGTGCAATATCAAGCCACCCAAAATTCATTGGGTCTTTATAACTTGTACCTGCATAAACTCATCCTCTGCTATTGGTTTGAAAAAAACGCCGATCTCTTATCCCATGCTGGCTCTGCTGCTCAGTATATAAGTGGGGTAACGGCACAGGTTGTTGTGCCTCTGCTATATTTTTACGATGCTCTGGCGCGTTTGCGAGTCTGGAATGAATTGTCAACAACAGAACGAGAACAAGCACTCGAACAGGTCAATGCAGATCGAGAGAAGCTGAACAAATGGGCATCTCATGCACCAATGAACTATCAGCACAAGGTCGATTTAGTAGCGGCGGAGTATAGTCGAGTGTTGGACAAAAAACTAGAAGCAATGGATTTGTACGATCGCGCGATCGCCGGAGCAAAGGCAAACAAATACATCCAAGAAGAAGCTCTTGCCAACGAACTGGCTGCTAAATTCTATCGAACCTGGGGTAAAGAAAAAATTGCTCGCACCTATCTTATTGAGGCTTACTATTGCTATGCCCAATGGGGAGCAAAAGCGAAAATAAACGATCTCGAACAACGCTACCCCAAACTATTACAACCCATTCTACAACGCGATGGCTTCGCCGACCTACCGGTACGCCTACCTTCTTCAGGCTTATCCTTATCGACCGTTACCGGTCATTCTCAAACCGCAACCATTGCCAATATTTCCGACCTTCTCGATTTTTCTTCCCTCTTAAAAGCCTCCCAAACCCTCTCCGGAGAAATCGAACTTTCTCCCTTGCTCTCCACTCTAATGAAGATTATCCTTGAAAATGCTGGAGCCACCAAAGGGGCATTATTATTAATCGGCGAACAAGGTTTGACGGTAGAAGCGATCGCGACTCGCACCGACACAGAAAAGGAGTTAAAACTCGATTCGGTTCATCAATCGATTCCCCTGGAAGACTATCAAGATTTACCCTCTGCATTGATTAATACCGTTCGACGTACCGCAGAAACTGCCCTTCTCGATGCCAAAACCGCCCAAGAACAATTTACTGCCGATAATTATTTACGGCGTTTTTCTCCTCAAAGTTTGCTCTGTTTTCCTCTCCTGGAACGAGGCAATTTAATTGGCATTCTTTACTTAGAAAATACCTTCACCGCCGATGCTTTTACCCGCGATCGCGTCAAGTTACTGGATGCACTATGCGCTCAAGCCGCAATTTCGCTAACCAATGCACGCCTCTACCAAAAAGCACAACAAGCACTCCAAGGTTTACAAGCAGCACAGTTGCAACTCGTGCAGAACGAAAAGATGGCGACATTAGGAAATCTTGTGGCTGGTGTTGCTCACGAAATTAATAATCCTGCCAGCTTCATTGGAGGCAATGTTAGTGCCGCACAGGAGTATTTGCAAGATTTGCTAGACGCAATCGAACTCTACCAACAAAAATATCCGTCCCCCGATCCCGAACTGACCGAAGAATTAGAAGATCTCGATCTTGAGTTTATTGCAGAAGATTTTCCCCAACTGATTGCCTCCATGCAAACCGGGTGCGATCGCATCCAAAATATCAGCACATCGTTGCGAACTTTTTCCCGCACGGATACCGACAAGAAAACGGGATTTAATTTACACGAAGGTATTGATAGCACTTTATTAATTCTCAAATATCGCCTCAAAGCCAACAAAAATCGTCCTGCAATTGAGATTGTTAGAAATTACGGCAATCTTCGGGAAGTGAAGTGCTATGCCGGTCAAATCAATCAAGTGTTTATGAATCTAATTGCCAACGCGATCGATGCGTTAGATGAGTCTAATGAGGGAAGGCGCTTTGAGGAGATTGAAGCCAATCCCAACCGCATTACGATTCAAACAGAAGCTAGCGAGGAACGCGCGATCGTTCGGATTGGAGATAATGGTAAGGGAATGCCTGATGAGATGCGTCAGTGTATTTTCGAGCAAGGATTTACGACTAAAGGCGTTGGCAAGGGAACCGGATTGGGACTCGCGATCGCGCGACAAATTATTGTAGAAAAACATGGGGGAAGTCTGAAGGTTCAGTCTGAGTTGGGTCAAGGAACTCAATTCTGCATCCAAATTCCGATTTCGGATGTAGAGTTTGGGGTGTAG
- a CDS encoding hybrid sensor histidine kinase/response regulator → MSDAMPFILIVDDNSTNLSVLSKALKLDGYKVRMAMDGEDALAQVERNPPELILLDIEMPKLDGFETCRRLQANPKTQGIPIIFMTALSDTANKVKGLSLGAVDYITKPFEQEEVLARVKVHWRLKRLTDTLEQQVAERTQALQQAQLQLVQQEKLSALGQLVTGVAHEINNPIGCIVGNVDPLQDYISDLFAIINLFREKFPQPGTDFEEELEAFDLDYIQDDLPKLIQAMKDGGNRIRHISTSLRTFSRTDKDHKVSFNLYEGLDSTILILKYRLKANVQRPAIKIIKDYGDIPEVQCFPGQLNQVFMNLIANAIDALDESNKGRTFEEIEANPNRITIQTEVSGELAIVRIKDNAKGMPDEVRAKIFEQGFTTKGVGKGTGLGLAIAHQIIVEKHGGTLTCHSEPGKGTAFIIKIPSPA, encoded by the coding sequence ATGTCTGATGCTATGCCCTTTATTCTGATTGTCGATGACAATTCGACAAACCTATCTGTCCTCTCAAAAGCCTTGAAATTAGACGGATACAAAGTTCGCATGGCAATGGATGGCGAGGATGCCTTAGCGCAGGTCGAACGCAATCCCCCAGAGTTAATCCTGCTCGATATTGAAATGCCCAAATTGGATGGTTTTGAAACCTGCCGTCGCCTTCAGGCAAACCCAAAAACACAAGGCATTCCCATCATTTTTATGACAGCACTTTCAGACACCGCAAATAAAGTCAAAGGCTTGTCGTTAGGAGCAGTGGACTATATCACCAAACCCTTCGAGCAAGAAGAAGTGCTGGCACGGGTAAAAGTCCATTGGCGATTAAAACGACTGACAGATACTTTAGAACAACAAGTGGCAGAACGCACTCAAGCATTGCAACAGGCTCAATTACAACTGGTACAACAGGAAAAACTTTCTGCGTTGGGACAATTGGTGACTGGAGTGGCACACGAAATCAATAATCCGATTGGTTGTATTGTGGGAAATGTCGATCCGCTTCAAGATTACATCAGCGATCTTTTTGCCATCATCAACCTTTTTCGGGAAAAATTTCCTCAGCCGGGTACCGATTTTGAAGAGGAACTTGAGGCATTCGATTTGGATTACATTCAGGATGATTTGCCAAAGCTCATTCAAGCGATGAAGGATGGAGGAAATCGCATCCGCCATATTAGTACCAGCTTGCGTACCTTTTCTCGCACAGATAAAGACCATAAAGTTTCCTTTAATCTGTATGAAGGGCTTGACAGTACGATTTTGATTCTCAAGTACCGCCTCAAAGCCAACGTCCAACGTCCCGCGATTAAAATCATCAAAGACTATGGGGATATTCCAGAGGTTCAATGCTTCCCCGGACAACTCAATCAAGTGTTTATGAATTTGATTGCCAATGCCATCGATGCGTTAGATGAATCCAATAAAGGACGAACGTTTGAGGAGATTGAAGCCAATCCCAACCGCATTACCATTCAAACGGAAGTTAGTGGAGAACTCGCGATCGTTCGGATTAAAGACAATGCTAAGGGAATGCCCGATGAAGTGAGAGCGAAAATCTTCGAGCAAGGCTTTACCACCAAAGGCGTTGGGAAGGGAACCGGATTGGGACTCGCGATCGCGCATCAAATTATTGTAGAAAAACATGGGGGAACTCTCACTTGTCACTCCGAACCGGGGAAAGGAACCGCATTTATCATAAAGATTCCCTCGCCTGCGTAA